The following coding sequences lie in one Caldilineales bacterium genomic window:
- a CDS encoding endonuclease MutS2 encodes MNDHTLRVLEFDKILARLAAYCSFEISKELALAWRPSTDLGEARLWQQETEEARSLAPQQTDLHLGGVHDLRGLLAQAERGGTLAPIDLLTVRSTLLRARRIRHILLANAQRYPALAEWGEPIQDLEHVAAEIGRAISERAEVMDSASPKLARLRAEVRVLQDRLLDRIQRIAHNPDNAVYLQENLVTQRQGRYVVPVRAEFKGRIPGIIHDQSGSGATLFVEPLAIVELNNDWRQRQMEEQDEVNRILRELSELVADEAPYIETTLQALAGLDLILARAHFADDLHANQPELLGFHRDPQLKPEQHPGVVLELRQARHPLLDPRAVVPIDFHFGDDFFIVVVTGPNTGGKTVSLKTAGLLALMAQAGLAIPAKPGSRLTLFEGIYADIGDEQSIEQSLSTFSSHMTNIVRILRDATPHTLVLLDELGAGTDPEEGSALARSLLTHLRDSGIPAAATTHYSEVKLFAHSAPGIVNASVEFDLETLSPTYELTIGLPGRSNALAIARRLGVPRPLVDAAETLVQPESLAADSLLAEIRAARDAAKRAQQKTEATERMVAAREAELRAQLAKIEEARRAVLNETRAEAQAELEAIREEITRVRARFDRSGGPAAPSQHDRFLAEAEKAFQTRQEAARKLPERADAPLRPVGPLQVGDIVWVESLHGSGSVHALLSENEAEIQMGAFRLKIPVGNLELRERPQTVAPAAPRHVAAPASPGMELDLRGYRVDEALEALDGYLDDAYLADLPWVRIIHGKGTGALRQVVRDALRNHGLVANFRTGEQGEGGDGVTIAYFAAR; translated from the coding sequence ATGAACGACCACACCCTGCGCGTCCTCGAATTCGACAAAATCCTCGCCCGGCTGGCCGCCTATTGCAGCTTCGAGATCAGCAAAGAACTCGCCCTCGCCTGGCGGCCCTCCACCGACCTGGGCGAGGCCCGCCTGTGGCAGCAGGAGACCGAGGAAGCGCGCTCGCTGGCCCCCCAACAGACCGACCTTCACCTGGGCGGCGTCCACGACCTGCGCGGCCTCCTGGCCCAGGCCGAGCGCGGGGGAACCCTGGCCCCCATCGACCTCCTGACCGTCCGCTCCACCCTCCTGCGCGCCCGCCGCATCCGCCACATCCTGCTGGCCAACGCCCAACGCTACCCCGCCCTGGCCGAATGGGGCGAGCCGATCCAGGATCTGGAGCATGTGGCCGCCGAAATCGGCCGGGCGATCAGCGAGCGGGCCGAGGTCATGGACAGCGCCAGCCCCAAGCTGGCCCGGCTGCGGGCCGAAGTCCGGGTGCTGCAAGACCGCCTCCTCGACCGCATCCAGCGCATCGCGCACAACCCCGACAACGCCGTCTACTTGCAGGAGAACCTCGTCACCCAGCGCCAGGGCCGCTATGTGGTGCCGGTGCGGGCCGAGTTCAAGGGCCGCATCCCCGGCATCATCCACGACCAGTCGGGCAGCGGCGCCACCCTCTTCGTCGAGCCGCTCGCCATCGTCGAGCTGAACAACGACTGGCGGCAACGGCAAATGGAAGAACAGGACGAGGTCAACCGCATCCTGCGCGAGTTGAGCGAACTCGTGGCCGACGAAGCGCCCTACATCGAGACCACGCTGCAGGCGCTGGCCGGACTCGACCTCATCCTGGCTCGCGCCCACTTTGCCGACGACCTCCACGCCAACCAGCCCGAACTGTTGGGATTCCACCGCGACCCCCAGCTCAAGCCCGAACAGCACCCCGGCGTCGTCCTCGAACTGCGCCAGGCCCGGCATCCCCTGCTCGACCCGCGGGCCGTCGTCCCCATCGACTTCCACTTCGGCGACGACTTCTTCATCGTCGTCGTCACCGGCCCCAACACCGGCGGCAAAACCGTCAGCCTCAAGACCGCCGGGCTGCTGGCGCTGATGGCCCAGGCTGGCCTCGCCATCCCGGCCAAACCCGGCAGCCGCCTGACTCTGTTCGAGGGCATCTACGCCGACATCGGCGACGAACAGAGCATCGAGCAAAGCCTGAGCACCTTCTCCTCGCACATGACCAACATCGTCCGCATCCTGCGCGACGCCACCCCGCACACCCTTGTCCTGCTGGACGAACTGGGCGCCGGCACCGACCCGGAGGAAGGCTCGGCCCTGGCCCGATCCCTGCTCACCCACCTGCGCGATAGCGGCATCCCCGCCGCCGCCACCACCCACTACTCCGAAGTCAAGCTCTTCGCCCACAGCGCCCCCGGCATCGTCAACGCCTCGGTCGAGTTCGACCTGGAGACGCTCAGCCCCACCTACGAGCTGACCATCGGTCTGCCCGGTCGCTCCAACGCCCTCGCCATCGCCCGGCGCCTGGGCGTGCCCCGGCCGCTGGTCGATGCCGCCGAAACCCTCGTCCAGCCCGAAAGCCTGGCCGCCGACAGCCTGCTGGCCGAGATCCGGGCGGCGCGCGACGCTGCCAAACGCGCGCAACAGAAGACAGAAGCGACGGAGCGCATGGTTGCAGCCCGCGAGGCCGAACTGCGGGCGCAACTGGCCAAGATCGAAGAAGCCCGCCGCGCCGTCCTCAACGAGACCCGCGCCGAAGCTCAAGCCGAACTCGAAGCGATCCGGGAGGAAATCACCCGCGTGCGCGCTCGCTTCGACCGCAGCGGCGGCCCCGCCGCGCCCAGCCAGCACGACCGCTTCCTGGCCGAAGCCGAAAAAGCCTTCCAGACCCGGCAAGAGGCCGCCCGCAAGCTGCCAGAGCGGGCCGACGCCCCCCTCCGCCCGGTTGGGCCATTGCAGGTGGGCGACATCGTCTGGGTCGAGAGCCTGCATGGCAGCGGCTCGGTTCACGCCCTGCTGAGCGAGAACGAGGCCGAGATCCAGATGGGCGCTTTTCGGCTCAAGATACCGGTCGGCAATCTCGAACTGCGCGAGCGCCCCCAAACGGTCGCGCCGGCTGCACCCCGGCATGTCGCGGCTCCGGCCTCCCCCGGCATGGAGCTGGACCTGCGCGGCTACCGCGTGGACGAGGCCCTCGAAGCCCTGGACGGCTATCTGGACGACGCCTATCTGGCCGACCTGCCGTGGGTGCGCATCATCCACGGCAAGGGCACGGGCGCGCTGCGGCAGGTGGTGCGCGATGCCCTCCGCAATCATGGCCTCGTCGCCAACTTCCGCACCGGCGAGCAGGGCGAAGGCGGCGATGGCGTCACCATCGCCTACTTCGCCGCCCGCTGA
- a CDS encoding NAD-dependent epimerase/dehydratase family protein: MTSLFFLQPDHLKLFVTGGSGFIGAAITQRLAGLGHEVVVFDGCEHLPANAQPSHRRYLELRYATLGGAEVIRGDLRDASQIREAMLQYRPEIVIHLAAIAVATTANKDSRGAIEHTVLGTANLLEAVKEAGSVKRVVYCSSSMVYGDFQQTPCPEDHPLNPKEVYGGTKLTGEILTRVYGQRFGFEHAVVRPSAVYGPTDVNGRIVQLFIERAMQGQELVLHGGGTDRLDFSYVKDVAEGFVLAALHPDAAGETFNITRGEGRSLLELAEILRRHFPDLKTIVGEADLKRPTRGALDISKARRLLGYDPKYSLEEGVAEYVHFVREHSL; this comes from the coding sequence ATGACCTCGCTTTTCTTCCTGCAACCAGACCACCTAAAGCTCTTTGTCACTGGCGGCTCCGGCTTCATCGGCGCCGCCATCACCCAACGCCTGGCCGGACTCGGCCATGAGGTCGTCGTATTCGACGGCTGCGAGCACCTGCCCGCCAACGCGCAGCCCAGCCATCGGCGTTATCTCGAACTCCGCTATGCCACCCTGGGCGGCGCTGAGGTTATCCGCGGCGACCTGCGCGACGCCAGCCAGATCAGAGAGGCGATGCTTCAGTATCGGCCCGAGATCGTCATCCACTTGGCCGCCATTGCCGTCGCCACCACCGCCAACAAGGACAGCCGCGGCGCCATCGAGCACACCGTCCTCGGCACGGCCAACCTGCTCGAGGCCGTCAAAGAGGCGGGCAGCGTCAAGCGCGTGGTCTACTGCTCCTCCAGCATGGTCTACGGCGACTTCCAGCAGACGCCCTGCCCCGAAGACCACCCCCTCAATCCCAAGGAAGTCTACGGCGGCACCAAGTTGACGGGCGAGATCCTGACGCGGGTCTATGGCCAGCGTTTTGGCTTCGAGCACGCGGTGGTGCGCCCTTCCGCCGTTTATGGCCCCACCGATGTCAATGGCCGCATCGTCCAACTTTTCATCGAGCGAGCCATGCAGGGGCAGGAGTTGGTGCTGCACGGCGGCGGCACGGACCGGCTGGATTTCAGCTATGTCAAAGATGTGGCCGAGGGCTTCGTCCTGGCGGCGCTGCACCCCGACGCCGCTGGCGAGACCTTCAATATCACGCGCGGCGAGGGTCGCTCATTGCTGGAACTGGCCGAAATCCTGCGCCGGCACTTCCCCGATCTGAAAACCATCGTCGGCGAGGCCGACCTCAAGCGACCCACCCGCGGCGCGCTCGACATCAGCAAAGCCCGACGACTGCTGGGCTACGACCCCAAATACAGCCTGGAAGAGGGCGTGGCCGAGTATGTTCACTTTGTTCGCGAACACAGCCTTTGA
- a CDS encoding fibronectin type III domain-containing protein, whose translation MRRLHPSIPLFLFLAILSLGLAAAGQARPDALVSLSPGQSSLVFVENVGQYSAPARFRLLGGAGDVWLAEDAIWLTQTAGDEGAGIHLKITFPGSRPRSQLQPFDRLATRVSFFRGADPAGWQAGAPAWGGVRYRDLYPGLDLEMGEEDGRLALRLVGSGDGAWDQVAMRVEGASSIRRDGDHLLLSTAAGDLTWPLLTPSRDPAPGAARIEGDLIRSPFANRTEQSRAAVAPRSTDLVFSRLIGGSGDDEGYEVALADDGAVFVAGYTRSGDFPTTPGSFDPSFNGNRDAFVAKILPDGSLGYVSVLGGSNSDWAFGLDVDAAGNAHLSGNTNSTDFPTTAGALDRSYNGGQDVFVAKLDAAGGALLYSTYLGGSANEVGDDMVVDAAGMILVTGGTVSSDFPTTFGAPDTSFNGVRDVFLSKIAPQAGSPLVFSTYYGGSDYDEPEDIALSGGFVYITGGVFSANFPTTAGAYDTTFNGERDAYLLKADAATGAIVFSTFVGGGKEENSDSVVVDADGNATIAGNTLSSDFPTTAGAYDRNLTGDSDAFITRLNASGSGLIFSTYLGGNSTDGASGLALDAGNAVFVAGGSASTDFPTTAVGFDATPNGGNDVILAQISADGAALLYGSYFGGSGNDASRGLAMNAQGHLFLDGGAGSPDFPATHGSFAGGASDAFVAKFVIDFSTTPTVTPTATETPTPTITPTPTITPPATETPTVTPTPTVTPTPTATSLPGDAYENDDACFDGKTITADGAIQTHTFHKPGDQDWVKFNAEAGRTYIIETSDVGPDNDAVVYLFDNCVRPAFESEENAFGRTLRLEFNATRTATYYLRFQQHDPAVFGLTTNYDVSVTRDQTPPARPRSPRCAAKNPTTLAIQWQRSADYDVAAYVVYYANEGNTVNGAEEVAGGDLTYFELGGLTTGALYKIRVSAIDFSGNEGDKSVEVSCRPLAPQDATHPTVTVEQPGATDVFTTTQAAIALGGVAADAGENLSRVRVRNLTRNLEWWDYSLEGASDQFQIASVSLGPGANAIQVTAFDAVGNEGVQTMTINRPTGAAGAVIILAGHNETFSLQTNIDNAANRAYRVYRGAGFSDDDIYYLAPTSQDADGDGDSDNDAIASPAALQQAIEGWAAAGGRIGPGKPLFLYLMDHGEIDYFCVDGCSAAGRVTPASLDGWLTNLENAVGADEINIVIEACHSGSFIDRVGDPLQSLSKPGRVVITSTNRDFNAYASAQGAYFSDAFFSCISASGSLKACFDQARAAVQTTGNRQAPLMDDNGDGILSPLDGAIAQGRYVTRFFGANPPHILSATVSVAAGSGALEAQVEAGSEPVELVYAAVYPPSFEEPSSTTLDLGAPLLRLEPVAGQTGRYRVSYPGGFGEQGAYRVVFYAQDQSDNQAQPKQVTTGPKALYLPVVLK comes from the coding sequence ATGCGTCGCCTCCATCCCTCCATTCCCTTGTTCTTGTTCCTGGCGATCTTGTCGCTGGGTCTGGCGGCTGCGGGCCAGGCCAGACCCGATGCTCTCGTGTCGCTGTCGCCGGGCCAGTCGTCGCTCGTCTTCGTCGAAAACGTCGGCCAGTACAGCGCCCCGGCCCGCTTTCGACTTCTGGGCGGGGCGGGTGATGTCTGGCTGGCCGAGGACGCCATTTGGCTGACGCAGACGGCCGGCGACGAGGGCGCCGGCATCCATCTCAAGATCACCTTCCCCGGCAGCCGGCCCCGGTCCCAACTCCAGCCCTTCGACCGGCTGGCGACCCGCGTCTCCTTCTTTCGCGGCGCCGACCCCGCCGGCTGGCAAGCCGGCGCGCCTGCCTGGGGCGGTGTGCGCTATCGGGACTTGTATCCGGGCTTGGATCTGGAGATGGGAGAGGAGGACGGCCGGCTGGCTCTGCGCCTGGTGGGGTCAGGCGATGGCGCCTGGGATCAGGTGGCGATGCGGGTCGAGGGCGCTTCCTCCATCCGCCGGGATGGGGATCACCTCCTCCTGAGCACGGCCGCCGGCGATCTCACCTGGCCGCTCCTCACCCCCAGCCGCGACCCGGCCCCAGGCGCCGCCCGCATCGAGGGCGATCTCATACGCTCCCCCTTCGCCAATCGGACCGAACAGAGCCGGGCTGCCGTCGCGCCGCGTTCGACTGACCTGGTCTTTTCGCGGCTGATCGGCGGCAGCGGCGATGATGAGGGCTACGAAGTGGCCCTGGCTGACGATGGCGCCGTCTTCGTGGCCGGCTACACGCGTTCTGGCGATTTTCCCACCACGCCCGGCAGTTTCGACCCCTCGTTCAACGGCAACCGCGATGCCTTCGTGGCCAAAATTCTGCCTGACGGCAGCCTGGGGTATGTCAGCGTGCTCGGCGGCAGCAACTCCGACTGGGCCTTTGGCCTTGACGTCGATGCCGCCGGCAACGCCCATCTGAGCGGAAACACCAACTCGACCGATTTCCCCACCACCGCCGGCGCCCTCGACCGGTCGTACAACGGCGGCCAGGATGTCTTCGTGGCCAAACTCGACGCCGCCGGCGGCGCCTTGCTCTACAGCACCTATCTGGGCGGGAGCGCCAACGAGGTCGGCGACGATATGGTGGTGGATGCGGCGGGCATGATCCTCGTCACCGGCGGCACCGTCTCCTCCGACTTTCCCACCACCTTCGGCGCCCCCGATACCTCGTTCAACGGCGTGCGCGATGTCTTCCTGAGCAAGATCGCCCCCCAAGCCGGCAGCCCCCTTGTCTTCAGCACCTACTACGGCGGCAGCGACTACGACGAACCGGAGGACATCGCCCTCAGCGGCGGCTTCGTCTACATCACCGGCGGCGTCTTTTCGGCCAACTTCCCAACCACCGCCGGCGCCTACGACACCACCTTCAACGGCGAGCGCGACGCCTATCTCCTCAAGGCCGACGCCGCCACCGGTGCCATCGTCTTCTCGACCTTTGTCGGCGGCGGCAAAGAAGAAAACAGCGACAGCGTGGTGGTGGATGCCGATGGCAACGCCACTATCGCCGGCAACACCCTCTCCTCCGACTTCCCGACCACGGCCGGGGCCTACGACCGCAATCTGACCGGCGACAGCGATGCTTTCATCACCAGGCTGAATGCATCTGGCTCGGGCCTCATCTTCAGCACCTACCTGGGCGGCAACTCCACCGACGGCGCCTCGGGGCTGGCGCTCGACGCCGGCAACGCCGTCTTCGTGGCCGGCGGCTCGGCCTCCACCGACTTTCCGACCACCGCCGTTGGCTTCGACGCCACCCCGAACGGGGGCAATGATGTCATCCTGGCCCAGATCTCAGCCGACGGGGCCGCGTTGCTGTACGGCAGCTATTTCGGCGGCAGCGGGAACGACGCCAGCCGCGGGCTGGCGATGAACGCGCAAGGGCATCTGTTCTTGGATGGCGGCGCCGGTTCGCCCGATTTCCCGGCTACGCACGGCTCGTTTGCGGGCGGCGCTTCCGACGCTTTTGTTGCCAAATTCGTCATCGACTTCAGCACGACGCCGACCGTGACGCCCACCGCCACCGAAACCCCCACGCCCACGATCACGCCCACGCCCACCATCACCCCCCCCGCTACCGAGACGCCGACCGTCACCCCCACCCCCACCGTCACCCCCACCCCGACGGCCACTTCCCTCCCCGGCGACGCCTACGAAAACGACGATGCCTGCTTCGATGGCAAAACGATCACCGCCGATGGCGCCATCCAGACACACACCTTCCACAAGCCGGGCGACCAGGACTGGGTCAAGTTCAATGCCGAGGCCGGCCGCACCTACATCATCGAGACCAGCGACGTCGGCCCGGACAACGATGCTGTCGTCTACCTGTTCGATAACTGCGTGCGCCCGGCATTCGAGAGCGAGGAGAACGCCTTTGGCCGCACCTTGCGCCTGGAGTTCAACGCCACCCGCACCGCCACCTATTACCTGCGCTTCCAGCAGCACGATCCGGCGGTCTTTGGCCTGACCACCAACTATGATGTCAGCGTCACCCGCGACCAGACCCCACCCGCCCGGCCCCGCTCGCCCCGCTGCGCCGCCAAGAACCCGACCACGTTGGCCATCCAATGGCAACGCAGCGCCGACTACGATGTCGCCGCCTATGTCGTCTACTACGCCAACGAAGGCAACACTGTCAACGGCGCCGAAGAAGTTGCTGGCGGCGACCTGACCTACTTCGAGTTGGGCGGCCTCACCACCGGCGCCCTCTACAAGATCCGGGTGAGCGCCATCGACTTCAGCGGCAACGAGGGCGACAAATCGGTCGAGGTCTCGTGCCGGCCACTGGCCCCCCAAGATGCCACGCATCCCACGGTTACGGTCGAGCAGCCCGGCGCCACCGACGTCTTCACCACCACGCAAGCTGCCATCGCTCTGGGCGGTGTGGCCGCAGATGCCGGCGAGAACCTCAGCCGCGTGCGTGTGCGCAATCTCACCCGCAACCTGGAGTGGTGGGACTACAGCCTGGAGGGGGCCAGCGACCAGTTCCAGATCGCCAGCGTCAGCCTGGGGCCGGGCGCCAACGCCATCCAGGTCACTGCCTTCGACGCCGTGGGCAACGAGGGCGTTCAGACGATGACCATCAACCGTCCGACCGGCGCCGCCGGTGCGGTGATCATCCTGGCGGGGCACAACGAAACCTTCAGCCTGCAGACCAACATCGACAACGCCGCCAACCGCGCCTACCGCGTTTATCGCGGGGCCGGGTTCAGTGACGACGACATCTACTATCTCGCCCCCACCTCGCAGGATGCCGACGGCGATGGCGACAGCGACAACGACGCCATCGCCAGCCCCGCCGCCTTGCAGCAGGCCATCGAAGGCTGGGCCGCTGCTGGCGGCCGCATCGGCCCCGGCAAACCGCTCTTCCTCTACCTGATGGATCACGGCGAGATCGACTATTTTTGCGTCGATGGCTGCAGCGCCGCCGGCCGCGTGACCCCGGCCAGTCTCGATGGCTGGCTGACGAACCTGGAGAACGCCGTTGGGGCCGACGAGATCAACATCGTCATCGAAGCCTGCCATTCCGGCAGCTTCATCGACCGCGTCGGCGACCCCCTTCAAAGCCTCTCCAAGCCCGGCCGCGTGGTCATCACCTCCACCAATCGTGATTTCAACGCCTATGCCTCGGCCCAGGGCGCCTACTTCTCCGACGCCTTCTTCTCCTGCATCTCGGCCAGCGGCAGCCTGAAAGCCTGCTTCGACCAGGCGCGGGCGGCCGTGCAGACGACCGGCAACCGCCAGGCCCCGTTGATGGACGACAACGGCGATGGCATCCTCAGCCCGCTGGATGGGGCCATCGCCCAGGGCCGCTATGTCACCCGCTTCTTTGGCGCCAATCCGCCCCACATCCTCAGCGCCACGGTGTCGGTGGCGGCCGGCTCCGGCGCCCTCGAGGCCCAGGTCGAGGCCGGCTCCGAGCCGGTGGAACTGGTGTATGCAGCGGTGTACCCGCCCTCGTTCGAGGAGCCATCGAGCACGACATTGGATCTGGGCGCGCCGCTGCTGCGGCTGGAGCCTGTGGCCGGGCAGACCGGGCGCTATCGGGTCAGCTATCCGGGCGGCTTCGGCGAGCAGGGAGCTTACCGCGTCGTTTTCTACGCCCAGGATCAGTCCGACAACCAGGCCCAGCCTAAACAGGTGACGACGGGGCCGAAGGCGCTCTATCTGCCGGTGGTGTTGAAGTAG
- a CDS encoding aquaporin family protein — MTTGHILIGEIIGTMFLILLGDGVVANVLLGKTKGNSSGWIVITTAWGMAVFVGAYIAASVSGAHLNPAVTIGLALAGSTSWGDVPIYIIGQFIGAILGAILVFLAYFPHWAETKDPGLKLAVFSTGPAIRNTAWNLVCEIIGTFALMFGILGIKGVTGDMSGSPFSLNMGALGIIPVAFLVWVIGLSLGGPTGYAINPARDLGPRIAHAFLPIPGKGSSDWGYSWIPVVGPIVGAVIAALLFGALM; from the coding sequence ATGACTACTGGTCATATCCTGATCGGTGAAATCATCGGCACCATGTTCCTGATCCTGCTGGGTGATGGCGTGGTGGCCAACGTGTTGCTTGGGAAAACCAAAGGCAATAGCTCAGGCTGGATCGTCATCACCACGGCATGGGGTATGGCGGTGTTCGTGGGCGCTTACATCGCCGCGTCTGTCAGCGGCGCGCACCTGAATCCCGCCGTCACCATTGGCCTGGCGCTGGCCGGCTCGACCTCCTGGGGTGACGTTCCCATCTACATCATCGGCCAGTTCATCGGCGCCATCCTGGGCGCCATCCTGGTCTTCCTGGCCTACTTCCCGCACTGGGCCGAGACCAAGGACCCTGGCCTCAAGTTGGCGGTTTTCTCCACCGGCCCGGCCATCCGCAACACGGCCTGGAACCTGGTCTGCGAGATCATCGGCACCTTCGCCCTCATGTTCGGCATTCTGGGCATCAAAGGTGTGACGGGTGATATGTCAGGTTCGCCGTTCTCGCTCAACATGGGCGCGCTTGGCATCATCCCTGTGGCGTTCCTGGTCTGGGTGATCGGTCTGTCGTTGGGCGGCCCCACCGGCTACGCCATCAACCCGGCCCGCGACCTGGGCCCCCGTATCGCCCATGCCTTTTTGCCCATTCCTGGTAAGGGCAGCAGCGACTGGGGCTACTCCTGGATCCCCGTTGTCGGCCCGATCGTCGGCGCGGTCATCGCCGCCCTTCTCTTCGGCGCTCTGATGTAG
- a CDS encoding DegT/DnrJ/EryC1/StrS family aminotransferase, whose product MNIPLCIPSISDAELDQAREALTSGWLAHGPFNHKFEHAFAEYLGVKHAITLNSCTSALFLALKAQDISGEVILPSFTFVASANAVVTAGATPVLVDIDYDTCNILPAAIEAAITPRTEAIMPVHFAGQPCLMDAISEIASRHGLALIEDSAETLGATFAGRQAGTFGAGCFSFFPTKNLTTGEGGMLTTDNGALAARVRVLASHGVPKTTYEREKEALPWYRSAVEPGYNFRLSNVLAAVGYAQMGRLDAMNARRQQLAAAYSARLADIEAIDLPVVHPQATHVYQMYTIKLKQGDRDRFVQELRKLGVGASVHFDPPVHHSLWYRQQSHPHDLSVTDCVAARIVTLPMYPDMTEGEVDFVCDCILSVLGNG is encoded by the coding sequence ATGAACATCCCGCTTTGTATTCCTTCTATCAGCGACGCCGAACTTGACCAGGCCCGCGAAGCCCTGACCTCGGGCTGGTTGGCGCATGGCCCTTTCAACCACAAATTCGAGCACGCTTTCGCTGAATACCTCGGCGTCAAGCACGCTATCACCCTCAATTCCTGCACCTCCGCCCTCTTCCTCGCCCTCAAAGCCCAAGACATCAGCGGTGAAGTCATCCTGCCCAGCTTCACCTTTGTGGCCTCGGCCAATGCGGTTGTCACGGCCGGTGCCACCCCGGTTCTAGTCGATATCGATTACGACACCTGCAATATCTTGCCGGCCGCCATCGAAGCTGCCATCACGCCGCGCACGGAGGCGATCATGCCCGTTCACTTCGCCGGGCAGCCCTGCCTGATGGATGCGATCTCAGAGATTGCCAGCAGGCACGGGTTGGCGCTCATCGAGGACTCAGCCGAAACCCTCGGCGCCACCTTTGCTGGCCGGCAGGCAGGGACGTTCGGGGCCGGCTGCTTCTCCTTTTTTCCCACCAAGAACCTGACCACGGGCGAAGGCGGCATGTTGACGACCGATAACGGCGCTCTGGCTGCCCGTGTGCGCGTGCTTGCCAGCCATGGTGTGCCCAAGACTACCTACGAGCGCGAAAAAGAGGCCCTGCCCTGGTATCGCTCCGCGGTCGAACCTGGCTACAACTTCCGCCTGAGCAACGTGCTGGCGGCGGTCGGTTATGCCCAGATGGGGCGACTCGATGCCATGAATGCACGCCGCCAGCAGCTTGCGGCTGCCTATAGTGCTCGCCTGGCCGATATCGAAGCGATCGACCTGCCGGTGGTGCACCCACAGGCCACCCATGTCTACCAAATGTACACGATCAAGCTCAAGCAAGGGGATCGGGATCGCTTCGTCCAGGAACTGCGCAAACTGGGCGTGGGCGCGTCGGTGCACTTCGACCCGCCCGTACATCACAGCCTCTGGTATCGCCAACAGTCCCATCCTCATGATCTCTCCGTGACCGATTGTGTGGCTGCCAGGATCGTGACTTTGCCCATGTATCCTGACATGACTGAAGGGGAAGTCGACTTCGTGTGCGACTGTATCCTGTCTGTGCTGGGCAACGGCTGA
- the radC gene encoding DNA repair protein RadC, with amino-acid sequence MRESSPSLTYYTIADLPVDARPRERLARHGASSLSDAELIAIILRSGAEGINVIDMATALMRHYNSSLRELGEAGFEQLQEHHGVGPAKASQILAAIELGRRVLLASPESRPQVQTPDAVVRLLSPEVAYAEQEHVKAVLVDSRNYVIATPTIYKGSLNSASVRVAELFREAIRRNAAAIILAHNHPSGDPTPSPEDIHLTRQVVDAGKLLSIELLDHIIIGHTRWVSLKEQRRGFP; translated from the coding sequence ATGCGCGAATCCTCGCCCTCACTGACCTACTACACCATCGCCGATCTGCCGGTCGACGCCCGCCCGCGCGAGCGCCTGGCCCGGCATGGGGCCTCGTCGCTGAGCGACGCCGAACTCATCGCCATCATCTTGCGCAGCGGCGCCGAGGGCATCAACGTCATCGACATGGCCACCGCCCTCATGCGCCACTACAACTCCAGCCTGCGGGAACTGGGCGAGGCCGGGTTCGAGCAATTGCAGGAGCACCACGGCGTCGGCCCGGCCAAAGCCTCCCAGATCCTGGCCGCCATCGAACTGGGCCGCCGCGTCCTCCTGGCCAGCCCCGAAAGCCGGCCCCAGGTGCAGACGCCCGACGCCGTCGTGCGCTTGCTGTCGCCGGAAGTGGCCTATGCCGAGCAGGAACACGTCAAGGCCGTGCTGGTCGATAGCCGCAACTACGTCATCGCCACGCCCACCATCTACAAAGGCTCGCTCAACAGCGCCTCGGTGCGCGTGGCCGAGCTTTTTCGCGAGGCCATCCGCCGCAACGCCGCCGCCATCATCCTGGCCCACAACCACCCCAGCGGCGACCCGACCCCCTCGCCCGAAGACATCCACCTGACCCGGCAGGTCGTCGATGCCGGCAAGCTGCTCAGCATCGAACTGCTCGACCATATCATCATCGGCCACACCCGCTGGGTGAGCCTGAAAGAACAGCGGCGGGGCTTTCCTTAG